Proteins encoded within one genomic window of Calonectris borealis chromosome 1, bCalBor7.hap1.2, whole genome shotgun sequence:
- the LIPI gene encoding lipase member I, which yields MLNLCFFICLIYWVKSEEEEKCPEFTDLNIGNALYGTELQVQLLLYTRENTNCSERLIEHNVTASEYLNTSKKIVFVIHGFRPTGSAPAWLGDIKELLLSSEDINLIIVDWNRGATTVNYISAVENCRKVAEILKNYVDQMLVDGASLDSVYMIGVSLGAHIAGFVGQKYNGKLGRITGLDPAGPSFTREPPERRLDRTDAQFVDVIHSDTDALGFKKPLGTIDFYPNGGMDQPGCPQTVFSGLQYFKCDHQRSVFLFLSSLKRRCNIITYPCDSYLDYKRGKCLDCEAFQPMSCPVLGYYADRWKKLLIPNSSPTKAYFDTSDQDPFCMYNYLLDITTWNKSIRRGFIKVKITDYAGNTVESEMNSEASTFQQYKRVKILTGFYQDVDKISKISLIFSTKTLIGPKHKLRILQMRLKSLNNPERLQLCRYDFVLMENTELTFKPIPCPERGT from the exons ATGCTGAATTTGTGTTTCTTCATCTGTTTGATATACTGGGTGAAATCAG aggaggaggaaaaatgtcCTGAATTTACAGATCTCAATATAGGCAATGCTTTATATGGAACAGAACTCCAAGTCCAGCTACTGTTATACACAAGGGAAAATACAAATTGTTCTGAGAGACTCATTGAACACAATGTTACTGCCTCTGAGTACCTTAATACCTCCAAGAAAATTGTCTTTGTTATTCACGGCTTCAGACCAACAGGATCTGCACCGGCGTGGCTAGGTGACATAAAGGAGCTTTTACTGTCTTCAGAGGATATTAATCTCATTATAGTTGATTGGAATCGTGGTGCTACAACTGTGAATTACATAAGTGCtgttgaaaactgcagaaaagttgcagaaatactgaagaaCTATGTTGACCAGATgctg gTGGATGGAGCTTCTCTTGACTCTGTGTATATGATTGGAGTTAGTCTTGGGGCTCATATAGCTGGTTTTGTTGGCCAGAAGTATAATGGCAAACTTGGCAGAATTACAG GTCTTGATCCAGCGGGCCCTTCGTTCACTCGAGAACCACCAGAGCGGAGACTGGATCGTACTGATGCACAATTTGTTGATGTAATCCATTCAGATACTGATG CCCTAGGTTTCAAGAAACCTTTAGGAACCATTGATTTCTATCCAAATGGAGGAATGGATCAGCCTGGTTGTCCACAAACAGTATTCAGTG gacTTCAGTATTTTAAGTGTGACCATCAAAGATCTGTCTTCCTCTTCTTATCATCTTTGAAAAGAAGGTGCAACATAATAACGTATCCTTGTGACTCTTACTTGGATTACAAGAGAGGAAAATGTCTTGATTGTGAAGCTTTCCAGCCAATGTCCTGTCCAGTACTGG GTTATTATGCTGATAGATGGAAAAAACTGTTAATCCCAAATAGTTCACCAACGAAAGCTTATTTTGATACCTCGGACCAAGACCCATTCTGCA TGTATAACTACTTGCTGGATATTACTACCTGGAATAAGAGCATTAGGAGAGGTTTCATTAAAGTTAAAATAACAGATTATGCTGGAAACACAGTAGAATCAGAGATGAATAG tgaAGCTTCAACATTTCAGCAATATAAAAGAGTCAAAATACTAACTGGATTTTACCAAGATGTTGACAAAATATCGAAAATTTCCTTGATCTTTTCTACGAAGACTTTAATAGGCCCAAAACACAAGCTTAGGATTCTCCAGATGAGGCTGAAATCTCTTAATAATCCAGAAAG GTTGCAACTGTGCAGATATGATTTTGTACTGATGGAGAACACTGAACTGACCTTCAAACCTATCCCTTGCCCAGAGAGGGGTACATGA